Sequence from the Streptomyces sp. NBC_00440 genome:
ACCGCGCTGCTGCACACGGCAGCCGAACTGCACGCCCTGCCGCGCGGGCGCACCGGGACCGGGCTTGCCGAGACCGGGCGTACGCAGCCAGGCACCGGGCCCGGGACGGGGACCGAGCCCGGCACCGGCACACCCGGAGCCCACGGAGCCCGCACACCGCACCCCCCCGCCCCCCGCGCCGTCGTCATGACCATGGGCGCCCTGCACGAGGGCCACGCGACCCTCGTCCGGGCGGCCAGGGAGCAGGTGGGCGAGGCCGGGCAGGTCGTCGTGACGGTCTTCGTCAACCCGCTGCAGTTCGGCGCGGGTGAAGACCTCGACCGCTACCCGCGCACCCTCGAAGCGGACCTCGCCATCGCCGAACTGGCGGGCGCGGACGCCGTCTTCGCTCCCTCGGCCGACGAGGTCTACCCGGGCGGCGAGCCGCAGGTCCGGGTCGCGGCGGGCCCGATGGGGGAGCGCTTCGAAGGCGCGGCGCGCCCGGGCCACTTCGACGGGATGCTCACCGTCGTCGCCAAACTCCTGCACCTCACCCGCCCCGATGTCGCGCTGTTCGGGCAGAAGGACGCCCAACAGCTCGCCCTGGTACGGCGGATGGCGCGCGACCTCAACTTCCCGGTCGGGATCGTCGGCGTGCCGACGGTCCGGGAGCCGGACGGGCTGGCGATGTCCAGCCGTAACCGCTTCCTCTCCACCGGGGACAGGGCCACCGCGCTGGCCCTGTCCCGCGCCCTGTTCGCGGGCCGGGGCGCCCTCACCGGCGCCGCCTCCGCCACCCCCGCGGCCGTGCGCGCCGCCGCGCAGGCCGTCCTCGACGGGGCGGCGCTCTCCCTGGACTACCTGTCCCTGATCGACCCGTCCGACTTCACCGAGGCCACCGACGGCCACCGGGGCGAAGCGATCCTCGCGGTCGCCGCCCGGGTCGGTACGACGCGTCTGATCGACAACATCCCGCTGACCTTCGGGGAACCACAGTGACCGGAACCGGAATACGCCTGCACGCACCCGCCCCCGGCTGGGAGATCGACGCGGACGTCGTGATCGTCGGATCCGGAGTGGCCGGCCTGACCACCGCGCTGCGCTGCACCGCGGCGGGGCTGCGGACCGTCGTCGTGACCAAGGCCCGCCTCGACGACGGCTCGACCCGCTGGGCCCAGGGCGGTATCGCCGCCGCGCTCGGCGAGGGCGACACCCCCCAGCAGCACCTCGACGACACGCTGGTCGCGGGGGCCGGGCTCTGCGACGAGGCGGCGGTCCGCACCCTGGTGACGGAGGGCCCCGACGCCGTACGCAGGCTGATCGCGACCGGCGCGCAGTTCGACACCGACGAGACCGGCGGGATCGCACTCACCCGGGAGGGCGGCCACCACCGGCGCCGCATCGCGCACGCGGGCGGCGACGCCACCGGCGCCGAGATCTCCCGCGCCCTGGTCGACGCGGTCCGCGCGGCCGCGCTGCGCACCGTGGAGAACGCCCTGGTCCTCGACCTCCTCACCGATACCGAAGGCCGTACGGCGGGTGTCACCCTGCATGTCATGGGGGAGGGCCAGCACGACGGCGTCGGCGCGGTCCGGGCACCCGCGGTGGTGCTCGCCACCGGCGGCATGGGCCAGATCTTCTCGGCGACCACCAACCCCGCCGTCTCCACCGGCGACGGCGTGGCCCTGGCGCTCCGGGCGGGCGCGGAGGTCTCCGACCTGGAATTCGTCCAGTTCCACCCCACGGTGCTCTTCCTCGGCGCGGGCGCCGAGGGACAGCAGCCGCTGGTCTCCGAGGCGGTACGGGGCGAGGGCGCCCATCTCGTCGACGCCGACGGGGTCCGCTTCATGACCGGGCAGCACGAGCTGGCCGAGCTGGCCCCCCGCGACATCGTGGCGAAGGCCATCACCCGCCGGATGCAGGAGCACGGCACCGAGCACATGTATCTCGACGCCCGGCACTTCGGCGCCGAGATGTGGGAGCAGCGCTTCCCGACGATCCTCGCCGCCTGCCGCAGCCACGGCATCGACCCGGTGACCGAGCCGGTCCCGGTCGCGCCGGCGGCGCACTACGCCTCCGGCGGTGTCCGCACCGACCTGCACGGCCGCACGACCGTCCCCGGTCTGTACGCCTGCGGTGAGGTCGCCTGCACCGGCGTGCACGGCGCGAACCGCCTGGCGTCCAACTCCCTCCTGGAAGGCCTGGTCTTCGCGGAGCGCATCGCCGACGACATCGTCACGGCCGGCTCAGGCGCGGCCGGTACGGGTGCGGGCGCCTCGGGCACGGCCGGTACGGGTGCGGGTGCCTCGGGCACGGCCGGTACGGGCGCGGGCGGCTCGGAGGCGGCCGGCTCGGGCGCGGGCGTGCGCGCCGGTGCGGCCGTCCTCCCGGCGGAGCCCGTTACGCTCCCGCTCCTGCCGCCCGAGGCCCGCCTCCGTATCCAGCGCATCATGACGGCGGGCGCCGGAGTGCTCCGCTCCGGGGAGAGCCTCGCGGGTGCGGCGGACCGGCTGGAGGCGATCCGCGCCGAGGCGGAGGCGGAAGCCGCAGCCGAAGCAGTGGCGGAAGCGGCGGCGGGCGCCGCCATGGACGCGGCAGCGGCGGGAGCCCCCGAAGCGCTGCCCGCCGTCGCCCTGAAGCCCGCCGAACCGGGCGTCGAGGCCTGGGAGGCGACCAACCTCCTCTGTGTCGCCCGCGTCCTCACCGCCGCAGCGCAGCGCCGCGAGGAGACCCGCGGCTGCCACTGGCGCGAGGACCACGCGGACCGCGACGACACCGCCTGGCGCCGCCACCTCGTCGTACGGCTGCGCCCCGACCGTTCGCTCGCCGTGCACACCACGGACAGCGCCGACTTCCCACCGACCCTCCCTCACCGTCCCCAGGAGCAGTGACCGTGACCACCCCCGACCTCCCCCTCCACCAGATCGGCGACGACGCCGTGAGCGCCGAGCCGGCGGGCGGCTGCGGCGACGCGTGCGCCTGCGGCGACGGCTTCGGCGACGCCGATGCCGATGCCGACCCGATGGAGTGCGGTCTCGACCCCGCCCTCGCCCAGCTCCTGGCCGCTTCGGGGCTCGACCCGGTGCTGGTCGAGGACATCGCGCACCTCGCCATCGACGAGGACCTCGACGGGGGCGTGGACGTGACGAGCGTCGCGACCGTCCCCGCCGACGCCGTCGCCACCGGCGACTTCACCGCGCGCGAGGCCGGTACGGTCGCGGGCCTGCGCGTCGCCGAAGCGGTGCTCTCCATCGTCTGCACCGAGGCCTTCGAGGTCGAGCGGCACGTCGAGGACGGCGCGCGCGTCGCCGCCGGCCAGAAGCTGCTCTCGGTCACCACCCGCACCCGTGACCTGCTGACCGCCGAGCGCAGCGCGCTCAACCTGCTGTGCCGCCTCTCCGGCATCGCGACCGCGACCCGCGCCTGGGCCGACGTACTGGAAGGCACCAAGGCCAAGGTCCGCGACACCCGCAAGACCACACCGGGGCTGCGCGCCCTGGAGAAGTACGCGGTGCGCTGCGGCGGCGGTGTCAACCACCGGATGTCGCTCTCCGACGCGGCTCTGGTCAAGGACAACCACGTGGTCGCGGCCGGTGGTGTCGCCGAGGCGTTCAAGCTCGTACGCGCCGAGTTCCCCGACCTCGCCATCGAGGTCGAGGTGGACACCCTCGCCCAGGTCACCGAGGTCCTGGACGCGGGCGCCGACCTCATCCTGCTGGACAACTTCACCCCGGAGCAGACCGCGGAGGCCGTCGAACTCGTCGGCGGCCGCGCCCTCCTGGAGTCCTCGGGGCGGCTCACCCTGGAGTCGGCCCGCGCCTACGCGGAGACGGGCGTCGACCACCTCGCGGTCGGCGGGCTCACGCACTCCTCGCCGATCCTCGACATCGGTCTCGACCTGCGCGAGGCGGAGTAATCCATGCTGCTCACCATCGACGTCGGCAACACCCACACCGTCCTCGGCCTGTTCGACGGCGACGAGATCGTGGAGCACTGGCGCATCTCCACCGACGCCCGCCGCACCGCCGACGAACTCGCCGTACTCCTCCAGGGCCTGATGGGTATGCACCCGCTGCTGGGCCGCGGACTCGGCGACGGCATCGAGGGGATCGCGGTCTGCTCGACCGTCCCCTCCGTCCTGCACGAACTCCGCGAGGTGACCCGCCGCTACTACGGCGACGTCCCGGCCGTCCTGGTCGAGCCCGGCATCAGGACGGGCGTCCCGATCCTGGTGGACAACCCGAAGGAGGTCGGCGCGGACCGCATCATCAACGCGGTCGCCGCCGTCGAGCTCTACGGCGGCCCTGCCGTCGTCGTCGACTTCGGTACGGCGACGACCTTCGACGCGGTGTCGGCGCGCGGCGAGTACACCGGCGGTGTCATCGCCCCCGGCATCGAGATCTCGGTCGAGGCGCTCGGGGTGAAGGGCGCCCAGCTCCGCAAGATCGAGCTGGCCCGCCCGCGCAGCGTGATCGGCAAGAACACCGTGGAGGCGATGCAGTCCGGCATCATCTACGGCTTCGCCGGACAGGTCGACGGCGTGGTGAACCGGATGGCCAGGGAACTCGCCGACGACCCGGCGGACGTCACGGTCATCGCCACCGGCGGTCTCGCCCCGATGGTGCTCAGCGAGGCCACGGTCATCGACGAGCACGAGCCGTGGCTGACGCTGATCGGGCTGCGCCTGGTGTACGAGCGGAACGTCGCCCGGCTGTGAACCGGTAGCCGGACGCAGCCGCCACCCCGGTCCATGACGCGGGTGGCGGCCGGGGCGGGCCGGGCCGGGGCGCGCGGGGCCGACCGTATCCCCGCCGTATCCCCCGCCGCGCCGCCACCAGTCCATTAAGCGGATATTGTCCCTTTAGTACGTATCGTCGTTCCATGCCCACGCCCTACGGATCCCGAGGCGGCATGGCCTTCAGCGCGGATGAGCTGCGTGTGCTCCGACGCGCCCTTGCCATCGCCCTCAACCCGACCCCCGTCGCAGAAGAGGACGTCCAGGACTGTCTGCGTCTCGCCGAGTCCGTGGACGAGACCATCGCCGAGACGGGCAGACTGCGCGCCTTCCTCCTCGCCGACCTCGCCCGCTACCGCGACGCACTCCCCGGCACGGCGAGCAGCTACACGGAGCTGCTCCAGGACGCCCTGGCCGCCGGTTACGACCCCCGCCCCGAGGACCTCGCCGCACTGCGCGCCCTGCGCGGCGCACCGTCGGGCGAGGCCCTGCTGAGGCGCTGCCGGGCCCTGGCCGAGCAGTCGGTACGCGCCCGGCTCGCCGGCCGCGCCGTGACCCCCGGCCCGCGCACCCGGCTGCTCGCACTGCCCGGCGGCCGTACGTCGGACGACCCCGAACAGCCGAAGCGTCCGGCACCGGACAAGGCCCCGGTCAAGCCCCGCCCGGCCCCCAAGCCGTCCGAGGTCTTCCCGCCACGCCGCAAGCCGGCGGCGCCCCCGTCGCAACACTCACTGACCGGATAGCTACTCTGTCCGTATGGACTACGTTTCCGCGCTTGTGCCCCCCGTGGTGATGGCCGTGTTCTTCACGATCGTCGTGAGAACGATCGTGAAGACCCAGGGCGGCCCGAACAAGGCCAAGGAAGACGCGGCCGTGGACGCGGCGATCGCTCGCGCCGAGGCCGCGGTCCAGCCGACAGGCGGCAGCACCGCCTGACCGCGTCTGTGCTCGAAGGGCGTACGGCATTTCATGCCGTACGCCCTTTTCTGTGTTTTCTGCGCTAATAACCAGCTATTCGTGACATCTCGCACTATGGTGCAGATGTGCCCCGTCAATTGGGAGAGCTGGAAGACGCCGTGATGTCACGGGTCTGGGAGTGGAACCGTCCGGTCACTGTCAGGGAAGTCCTGGAAGACCTCGAACGCGACCGGACCATCGCCTACACCACCGTGATGACCGTATTGGACAATCTCCATCAGAAGGGCTGGGTACGCCGGGAAGTGGACGGCCGTGCCTATCGATATACGGCGGTCTCCACCCGAGCCGCCTACTCGGCCGCACTGATGAACGAAGCCTGGTCCACGAGTGACAACTCCGCGGCCGCGCTTGTCGCCTTCTTCGGCATGATGTCCTCCGAGCAGCGCGATGCACTCCGTGATGCTTTGCGCATCGTTCAGGGGGATGCGGACCGCGATGACCGTGAGGGAGACGCAGGGCGATAACGTCTTGCACATGCCAGGTACGCGAGCAAAAGCCCTCACCGTCCGCAGAGCCAGGACCAGCGATGTCCCGGCGGTGCGCGGACTCCTGGACGCGTACGTGCGCGAGCGGATCCTGCTCGACAAAGCGACGGTGACGCTTTACGAGTCCATCCAGGAGTTCTGGGTCGCGGAACGCGACGACGACGCGAGGGTCGTCGGCTGCGGCGCACTCCATGTGATGTGGGAAGACCTCGCAGAAGTGCGCACTCTCGCGGTGGACCGCGAGTTCAAGGGTGCCGGAGTGGGCCACCAGGTCCTCGACAAGCTGTTGCAGACAGCGCGGTGGATCGGGGTGCGCCGGGTATTCTGCCTCACCTTCGAAGTCGACTTCTTCGCGAAGCACGGCTTCACCGAGATCGGTGAGACTCCTGTCGACGGAGATGTCTACAGCGAGCTGCTGCGTTCCTATGACGAGGGAGTCGCCGAGTTCCTCGGTCTCGAACGGGTGAAGCCGAACACCTTGGGCAACAGCCGGATGCTTCTGCACCTGTGAGGGGCACTTCGCATCGGAACCCTATGTCCGAATCGCGCATGTTTCCCGTGTTCTTGCACTCCTGAACCTCTGCCGGGGGTTTGTGTTTTCCAGGGAAAAGCGGTTTCCTTTCCGCGTACTGAATTTTTCGATGAAAGGAAATCCAGTGGCACAGAAGGTTCAGGTCCTTCTTGTCGATGACCTCGACGGCGGCGAGGCGGACGAGACCGTGACGTTCGCTCTGGATGGCAAGACTTACGAGATCGACCTCACCACGGCGAACGCGGACAAGCTCCGCACGCTGCTTGAGCCGTACGCCAAGGGTGGCCGGCGCACCGGTGGCCGTGGCGCGGGCGGCCGCGGCAAGGCCCGTATCGCGGTCGGCGGCAACAAGGACACCGCCGAGATCCGTAAGTGGGCCAAGGAGAACGGTTACAACGTGAATGACCGCGGCCGTGTGCCCGCGGACATCCGTGAGGCCTACGAGAAGGCCAACGGCTGATTTCCGGGAGGTCCGGGGTTCGCACCCCGGACAACCGCAGTCCGGGCTCCGGGGGGCGCCCCCCGGAAAGCCGCAGCGATACGCACCATCCGGGCCCGGTGGCATTCCGTCGCCGCCGCTTCCACGAGCCGTACCAGGTCGGGAGCGCCGCCCCGCTCCCCGAACCGGCTGAACACGGGCAGGGCCGGCTCCACATCGCGCCCCGGCCCGGGGGGTCGCAACCAGCGGGCGGCCCCCTGTGCGCCGCGCAGTCCGGGAGGCACGGGAGCCCCGATCAGGCCGCCCGCGCCCATGGCGGTCAGATCCAGTGCGATCCCGCCCCACTCCAGCCAGTCGAGCAGCCCCGGCAGCTCGTCGGCGCTGCCCGCCGCCACCAGCAGCCGCACCCGGGAGCCCTCCAGCGCCACCGGTCCCGTGACGGGCGTCCTGCGCAACAGCGCGAACCCGGCGTCGGACGGCAGGTCGAGTACGTCGAAACGCAGCCCGGTCAGCAGCCGGACCGGCGGTCCGGCCACCGCGGCCCAGCCCAGCCGGGACTCGTACCAGTGCAGGGTGCTGTCGGCACTGCCGCTTCCGGTTCTGGCGCTTCCGGTGATGGTGCGCGTGCTGTCGGCCGGTTCGCGGGGGGACGGAACGGTACAGGCCATGACTGAGCAACTCCCGGAATGCGCCAGGGTTACGGAGTGCTTCCGTTTGATTGCGTTCTGTTGATGAACAAGAGGCGCGCGGATGTGTTCAGGAGCGCCCGGATGTTCGCCCGTAGCTGAGGGGAACCGTCGCGCGCCGCATGGACTGTCAGTGTCTGCGGGTAAGACATACCTAGTGGGGAGGGGCGACACGCGGTTCAGGCGGTCTCACGTTCGCCATCGGCGTACTGGAGACAGGGGTATCTGCCTGGCCTGCGGGAACATCGTCTCGCACCATCGGGTTGGAGCAGTTGTCGGCTGTTCGGGCCGGAGGCCATGGACGGGTGTCGGCAGTTGGAATGAGCTGTCCCGCCCCGCGGGACTAGCATGCGGAAGGACTGGGAGGGGACCGACCCCTCGCTGCCCGACCGCTCTGAGGAGCGATTAACGATGTTCGAGAGGTTCACCGACCGCGCGCGGCGGGTTGTCGTCCTGGCTCAGGAAGAAGCCCGGATGCTCAACCACAACTACATCGGCACCGAGCACATTCTCCTGGGCCTTATCCATGAGGGTGAGGGTGTCGCCGCTAAGGCCCTGGAGAGCCTCGGGATTTCGCTCGAGGCGGTCCGCCAGCAGGTGGAGGAGATCATCGGTCAGGGGCAGCAGGCCCCGTCCGGCCACATCCCCTTCACCCCTCGTGCCAAGAAGGTCCTGGAGCTGTCGCTCCGGGAGGCTCTTCAGCTCGGCCACAACTACATCGGTACGGAGCACATCCTGCTCGGTCTGATCCGCGAGGGCGAGGGCGTCGCAGCCCAGGTCCTCGTGAAGCTGGGCGCCGATCTGAACCGGGTACGGCAGCAGGTCATCCAGCTGCTCTCCGGTTACCAGGGCAAGGAGACCGCCGCCGCAGGCGGTCCCGCCGAGGGCACGCCCTCGACCTCGCTCGTCCTGGACCAGTTCGGCCGCAACCTCACCCAGGCCGCCCGCGAATCCAAGCTCGACCCGGTCATCGGGCGCGAGAAGGAGATCGAGCGGGTCATGCAGGTGCTGTCGCGCCGTACCAAGAACAACCCGGTCCTCATCGGCGAGCCCGGCGTCGGCAAGACGGCGGTCGTCGAGGGCCTGGCGCAGGCCATCGTCAAGGGTGAGGTGCCCGAGACCCTCAAGGACAAGCACCTCTACACCCTCGACCTCGGCGCGCTCGTCGCCGGTTCCCGCTACCGCGGTGACTTCGAGGAGCGGCTGAAGAAGGTCCTCAAGGAGATCCGCACCCGCGGCGACATCATCCTGTTCATCGACGAGCTCCACACCCTGGTGGGTGCGGGCGCCGCCGAGGGCGCGATCGACGCGGCTTCGATCCTGAAGCCGATGCTCGCCCGTGGAGAGCTCCAGACCATCGGTGCCACCACGCTCGACGAGTACCGCAAGCACCTGGAGAAGGACGCGGCCCTTGAGCGCCGCTTCCAGCCGATCCAGGTGGCGGAGCCTTCCCTCCCGCACACCATCGAGATCCTCAAGGGTCTGCGGGACCGCTACGAGGCCCACCACCGTGTCTCCATCACGGACGAGGCCCTGGTCCAGGCCGCCACCCTGGCCGACCGGTACATCTCGGACCGCTTCCTGCCGGACAAGGCGATCGACCTGATCGACGAGGCCGGCTCCCGGATGCGCATCCGCCGGATGACCGCGCCGCCGGACCTCCGCGAGTTCGACGAGAAGATCGCGAACGTCCGCCGCGACAAGGAGTCGGCCATCGACTCCCAGGACTTCGAGAAGGCAGCTTCGCTCCGCGACAAGGAGAAGCAGCTGCTGGCCGCGAAGACCAAGCGGGAGAAGGAGTGGAAGGCCGGCGACATGGACGTCGTCGCCGAGGTCGACGGCGAGCTGATCGCCGAGGTCCTGGCCACGGCCACCGGTATCCCGGTCTTCAAGCTCACCGAGGAGGAGTCCTCGCGGCTGCTCCGCATGGAGGACGAACTCCACAAGCGCGTCATCGGGCAGAAGGACGCCATCAAGGCCCTGTCGCAGGCGATTCGCCGTACGCGTGCGGGTCTGAAGGACCCGAAGCGCCCCGGTGGCTCGTTCATCTTCGCCGGCCCGTCCGGTGTCGGTAAGACCGAGCTCTCCAAGACGCTCGCCGAATTCCTCTTCGGCGACGAGGACGCACTGATCTCCCTCGACATGTCGGAGTTCAGCGAGAAGCACACGGTTTCCCGTCTCTTCGGTTCTCCCCCCGGATACGTGGGTTACGAAGAGGGCGGCCAGCTCACCGAGAAGGTGCGCAGGAAGCCGTTCTCGGTCGTTCTCTTCGACGAGGTCGAGAAGGCCCACCCCGATATCTTCAATTCCCTGCTCCAGATTCTGGAAGACGGTCGTCTGACCGACTCCCAGGGCCGGGTCGTGGACTTCAAGAACACGGTCATCATCATGACGACCAACCTCGGGACCCGGGACATCTCCAAGGGCTTCAATCTGGGCTTCGCGGCCCAGGGCGACGTCAAGACCGGATACGACCGGATGAAGGCCAAGGTCAACGAGGAGCTGAAGCAGCACTTCCGCCCCGAGTTCCTGAACCGTGTCGACGACACGGTGGTCTTCCACCAGCTGACCGAGGAAGACATCATCCAGATCGTCGACCTCATGATCGAGAAGGTCGACGAGCGGCTGCGCGACCGGGACATGGGCCTGGAGCTCAGCCCGGACGCCAAGTCGCTCCTCGCCA
This genomic interval carries:
- the panC gene encoding pantoate--beta-alanine ligase, with translation MTTTALLHTAAELHALPRGRTGTGLAETGRTQPGTGPGTGTEPGTGTPGAHGARTPHPPAPRAVVMTMGALHEGHATLVRAAREQVGEAGQVVVTVFVNPLQFGAGEDLDRYPRTLEADLAIAELAGADAVFAPSADEVYPGGEPQVRVAAGPMGERFEGAARPGHFDGMLTVVAKLLHLTRPDVALFGQKDAQQLALVRRMARDLNFPVGIVGVPTVREPDGLAMSSRNRFLSTGDRATALALSRALFAGRGALTGAASATPAAVRAAAQAVLDGAALSLDYLSLIDPSDFTEATDGHRGEAILAVAARVGTTRLIDNIPLTFGEPQ
- a CDS encoding L-aspartate oxidase, whose translation is MTGTGIRLHAPAPGWEIDADVVIVGSGVAGLTTALRCTAAGLRTVVVTKARLDDGSTRWAQGGIAAALGEGDTPQQHLDDTLVAGAGLCDEAAVRTLVTEGPDAVRRLIATGAQFDTDETGGIALTREGGHHRRRIAHAGGDATGAEISRALVDAVRAAALRTVENALVLDLLTDTEGRTAGVTLHVMGEGQHDGVGAVRAPAVVLATGGMGQIFSATTNPAVSTGDGVALALRAGAEVSDLEFVQFHPTVLFLGAGAEGQQPLVSEAVRGEGAHLVDADGVRFMTGQHELAELAPRDIVAKAITRRMQEHGTEHMYLDARHFGAEMWEQRFPTILAACRSHGIDPVTEPVPVAPAAHYASGGVRTDLHGRTTVPGLYACGEVACTGVHGANRLASNSLLEGLVFAERIADDIVTAGSGAAGTGAGASGTAGTGAGASGTAGTGAGGSEAAGSGAGVRAGAAVLPAEPVTLPLLPPEARLRIQRIMTAGAGVLRSGESLAGAADRLEAIRAEAEAEAAAEAVAEAAAGAAMDAAAAGAPEALPAVALKPAEPGVEAWEATNLLCVARVLTAAAQRREETRGCHWREDHADRDDTAWRRHLVVRLRPDRSLAVHTTDSADFPPTLPHRPQEQ
- the nadC gene encoding carboxylating nicotinate-nucleotide diphosphorylase, coding for MTTPDLPLHQIGDDAVSAEPAGGCGDACACGDGFGDADADADPMECGLDPALAQLLAASGLDPVLVEDIAHLAIDEDLDGGVDVTSVATVPADAVATGDFTAREAGTVAGLRVAEAVLSIVCTEAFEVERHVEDGARVAAGQKLLSVTTRTRDLLTAERSALNLLCRLSGIATATRAWADVLEGTKAKVRDTRKTTPGLRALEKYAVRCGGGVNHRMSLSDAALVKDNHVVAAGGVAEAFKLVRAEFPDLAIEVEVDTLAQVTEVLDAGADLILLDNFTPEQTAEAVELVGGRALLESSGRLTLESARAYAETGVDHLAVGGLTHSSPILDIGLDLREAE
- a CDS encoding type III pantothenate kinase produces the protein MLLTIDVGNTHTVLGLFDGDEIVEHWRISTDARRTADELAVLLQGLMGMHPLLGRGLGDGIEGIAVCSTVPSVLHELREVTRRYYGDVPAVLVEPGIRTGVPILVDNPKEVGADRIINAVAAVELYGGPAVVVDFGTATTFDAVSARGEYTGGVIAPGIEISVEALGVKGAQLRKIELARPRSVIGKNTVEAMQSGIIYGFAGQVDGVVNRMARELADDPADVTVIATGGLAPMVLSEATVIDEHEPWLTLIGLRLVYERNVARL
- a CDS encoding BlaI/MecI/CopY family transcriptional regulator, with translation MPRQLGELEDAVMSRVWEWNRPVTVREVLEDLERDRTIAYTTVMTVLDNLHQKGWVRREVDGRAYRYTAVSTRAAYSAALMNEAWSTSDNSAAALVAFFGMMSSEQRDALRDALRIVQGDADRDDREGDAGR
- a CDS encoding amino-acid N-acetyltransferase, whose translation is MPGTRAKALTVRRARTSDVPAVRGLLDAYVRERILLDKATVTLYESIQEFWVAERDDDARVVGCGALHVMWEDLAEVRTLAVDREFKGAGVGHQVLDKLLQTARWIGVRRVFCLTFEVDFFAKHGFTEIGETPVDGDVYSELLRSYDEGVAEFLGLERVKPNTLGNSRMLLHL
- a CDS encoding histone-like nucleoid-structuring protein Lsr2, producing the protein MAQKVQVLLVDDLDGGEADETVTFALDGKTYEIDLTTANADKLRTLLEPYAKGGRRTGGRGAGGRGKARIAVGGNKDTAEIRKWAKENGYNVNDRGRVPADIREAYEKANG
- a CDS encoding SCO3374 family protein, translated to MACTVPSPREPADSTRTITGSARTGSGSADSTLHWYESRLGWAAVAGPPVRLLTGLRFDVLDLPSDAGFALLRRTPVTGPVALEGSRVRLLVAAGSADELPGLLDWLEWGGIALDLTAMGAGGLIGAPVPPGLRGAQGAARWLRPPGPGRDVEPALPVFSRFGERGGAPDLVRLVEAAATECHRARMVRIAAAFRGAPPGARTAVVRGANPGPPGNQPLAFS
- a CDS encoding ATP-dependent Clp protease ATP-binding subunit, which gives rise to MFERFTDRARRVVVLAQEEARMLNHNYIGTEHILLGLIHEGEGVAAKALESLGISLEAVRQQVEEIIGQGQQAPSGHIPFTPRAKKVLELSLREALQLGHNYIGTEHILLGLIREGEGVAAQVLVKLGADLNRVRQQVIQLLSGYQGKETAAAGGPAEGTPSTSLVLDQFGRNLTQAARESKLDPVIGREKEIERVMQVLSRRTKNNPVLIGEPGVGKTAVVEGLAQAIVKGEVPETLKDKHLYTLDLGALVAGSRYRGDFEERLKKVLKEIRTRGDIILFIDELHTLVGAGAAEGAIDAASILKPMLARGELQTIGATTLDEYRKHLEKDAALERRFQPIQVAEPSLPHTIEILKGLRDRYEAHHRVSITDEALVQAATLADRYISDRFLPDKAIDLIDEAGSRMRIRRMTAPPDLREFDEKIANVRRDKESAIDSQDFEKAASLRDKEKQLLAAKTKREKEWKAGDMDVVAEVDGELIAEVLATATGIPVFKLTEEESSRLLRMEDELHKRVIGQKDAIKALSQAIRRTRAGLKDPKRPGGSFIFAGPSGVGKTELSKTLAEFLFGDEDALISLDMSEFSEKHTVSRLFGSPPGYVGYEEGGQLTEKVRRKPFSVVLFDEVEKAHPDIFNSLLQILEDGRLTDSQGRVVDFKNTVIIMTTNLGTRDISKGFNLGFAAQGDVKTGYDRMKAKVNEELKQHFRPEFLNRVDDTVVFHQLTEEDIIQIVDLMIEKVDERLRDRDMGLELSPDAKSLLAKHGYDPVMGARPLRRTIQREIEDILSEKILFGELRPGHIVVVGVEGEGEEKKFTFRGEEKSALPDAPPIEQAAGGSGPNMTKDV